The following are encoded in a window of Panicum virgatum strain AP13 chromosome 5N, P.virgatum_v5, whole genome shotgun sequence genomic DNA:
- the LOC120675699 gene encoding nematode resistance protein-like HSPRO1, which translates to MATPKLSPVSPVRRDDTPRAQPPSSPAVLRVQDASAAEAYEQYLRLPELSALREPGRFPGWAGEALVTPALQALEVTFRLASLALSDPRGYASRRELALRLECLASREVELAAALCEGDRGAPLAELSASGGVLPRERSASEVWQLPGSAAAVVCQPSEASLLPRLAAWDKSETLAARIMYAIEGQMQGCAFTLGLGEPNLAGKPVLEYDRVVRPHELHALKPKPAPEPGSGYRNRENETVFTMYQILESWLCAASQLLARLNDRIEAKSWEAAASDCWILERVWKLLADVEDLHLLMDPDDFLRLKSQLAIRAPPGSDASFCFRSRALLHVANTTKDLKKRVPWVLGVEVDPNGGPRVQEAAMRLYHSRRRGEGEEAGKVELLQAFQAVEAAVRRFFFAYRQLVAAVMGTAEASCNRALFVPAEGMDPLAQMFLEPPYYPSLDAAKTFLADYWVQQMAGASAPSRQS; encoded by the coding sequence ATGGCGACGCCCAAGCTGTCCCCGGTCTCGCCGGTGCGGCGGGACGACACGCCGCGCGCGCAGCCGCCGTCGTCACCGGCTGTCCTGAGGGTGCAGGACGCGTCCGCAGCGGAGGCGTACGAGCAGTACCTGCGCCTGCCAGAGCTGTCGGCGCTGCGGGAGCCCGGGCGCTTCCCGGGGTGGGCGGGCGAGGCCCTCGTCACGCCGGCGCTGCAGGCGCTCGAGGTCACCTTCCGCCTCGCGTCCCTCGCGCTCTCGGACCCGCGCGGGTACGCCAGCCGCCGCGAGCTCGCGCTCCGGCTCGAGTGCCTCGCCTCGCGGGAGGTCGAGCTGGCGGCCGCGCTCTGCGAGGGCGACCGgggcgcgccgctcgccgagcTGTCCGCCTCCGGGGGCGTGCTCCCGCGGGAGCGCAGCGCGTCGGAGGTCTGGCAGCTgcccgggagcgccgccgccgtggtgtgCCAGCCCAGCGAGGCCAGCCTGCTCCCGCGCCTCGCGGCCTGGGACAAGTCCGAGACGCTCGCCGCCAGGATCATGTACGCCATCGAGGGCCAGATGCAGGGATGCGCCTTCACGCTCGGCCTCGGCGAGCCCAACCTCGCCGGCAAGCCGGTGCTCGAGTACGACCGCGTCGTGCGGCCCCACGAGCTGCACGCGCTCAAGCCCAAGCCCGCGCCGGAGCCCGGCTCAGGCTACCGCAACCGGGAGAACGAGACGGTCTTCACCATGTACCAGATACTCGAGTCCTGGCTGTGCGCGGCGTCCCAGCTCCTCGCCCGCCTCAACGACCGGATCGAAGCCAAGAgctgggaggcggcggccagcgaCTGCTGGATCCTGGAGCGCGTGTGGAAGCTGCTCGCCGACGTCGAGGACCTCCACCTGCTGATGGACCCCGACGACTTCCTGCGGCTCAAGAGCCAGCTCGCGATTCGGGCGCCCCCGGGCTCCGACGCCTCGTTCTGCTTCCGGTCCAGGGCGCTCCTGCACGTCGCAAACACTACCAAGGACCTCAAGAAGCGGGTGCCCTGGGTGCTCGGCGTCGAGGTGGACCCCAACGGCGGCCCGCGGGTGCAGGAAGCAGCCATGAGGCTGTACCACAGCCGTaggcgcggcgagggcgaggaggcCGGCAAGGTGGAGCTGCTCCAGGCCTTCCAGGCCGTGGAGGCGGCCGTGAGAAGGTTCTTCTTCGCGTACAGGcagctggtggcggcggtgatggGCACGGCGGAGGCGTCGTGCAACCGGGCGCTGTTCGTGCCGGCGGAGGGGATGGACCCGCTCGCGCAGATGTTCCTCGAGCCCCCCTACTACCCCAGCCTGGACGCCGCCAAGACGTTCTTGGCGGACTACTGGGTTCAGCAGATGGCGGGGGCCTCTGCTCCGTCCCGGCAGAGCTGA